The following nucleotide sequence is from Echeneis naucrates chromosome 5, fEcheNa1.1, whole genome shotgun sequence.
GTCTTTGGAGTACCTGGCCCAGGAACTCAACTGACAACCTTTGATTTGTGGTGCAGTGCTaaccacagtgctaaccactatactgctgtgctgctctcaatcaattgtgttttgtgtatctTTCACTGTGTGCgtcataaacatattttttgtctGCAGGAAAAGTCTCCTCAAAGCGGCATATGCCACCATCAGTGTTCTGTGACTGGCTGTTGATAGAAAAAAGTACCAACACGTGCATCAAATACTAAGAAAATCTAAGAAAATATGAGTGAAATGCCACCCCTTGCCAGGCTCCATTTCTGTCCCCATATGTTCAGAACACATTATTTTAAGACAATGAGAAATTTAATCACACCTTCTGTGCTCTTCATTCTAAAGTTAGAAAAGAAGTGCCACTCTTGCACAACAAGACGTAAAGGGGAatataaaaagtgaaagaaaagtcGTTTATCTGTGCACCACCTTTTCAAAACATGCTATGAGATTTTCTAAACACTATAATCAGAACATGAATCCTTGGAACAAACAAAGTTATACAGTATATGAAATGTTAGACACCATGCCATAAAATCCACATACTCACTCTACCATATGTTCTTACATTTGAGAGTGACAGTGCTTAAGAATGATTTAATATCATTTTATACAAAGCTTATAGGGCCTTTTACATTATAAAGAAATGTCGGAATATTTTAACTTTATAATGAACGCTGCTGTTTTTCACTATTGGACTTTCTGAGAATAGATTTGATTGCTTTGCTGTCGTAACATACTGATTTTCCTGCCATCAGGAAAACCGCACATCATCAGATGAAACTAAATCATTATGCCAGCTGTGATTACAGTCTACATTTGAAGGAAGAGTCTGCGCCACAGGAAATCGTCCCAGAAAATGAATCCCACCGTTCGACAAAAATCACAGGAAATCTACACAGGAGCATGTCGtgttttttgtctccttttgcTATTCACAGCGCCACACAGAACTCAACAAtcagtggcaggaaaaaaaggtCTGCTTCAATGCGTGGTTGAAGCATCTTTGTGTGTTCccattttgctgtttgctgtgaaatttcttaaacattttgtaaaattagTGTTTACTTCACACCACAGTGAACAAATTAAACCCAGAAATCCAAGGAAGACATATTAGTAACATTCCTCTGCCGTTTTGGTAAATCACAAAActtgaattaataaaaaattacatgGAATATGTAATGGCATATTGTATGTAATATGTAGAAATAATGTGACCTTCCTAGTCACCCTTAAATGGCATATAAAAGGTGGAACGATGAAATtattaacaaatacattttatttttgcgtCTAAATGTTGTACATAAATGATCTCAACATTGTAAAACTACAAGAGACGTACATaccttctttgtcttttcatacTAAATACTAACAATTTCAACTGTGATTCTTCACTCTGTATCATTAACAACTAAATCATTGTcatctgaaatgtgtttaatgaAACCACCTTAGCATAAAGTTCTGCTTTGTCTGGAGCGTTAACTGCATATCATAACCTCTAGCCATGAGTAAAAGGAGTTGGATGCTGTTTGTCTATTAATGAGGACGACAAGATGTGCATGAAAGCACCAGAAAACCTTGCAAGAGGACTGCAGCCTTTAAggtcaaaaataaatgattaaccTCATCTGGTACTTGTGGTTTTATGTTAATCGTGACTTTCATCACAGTGCTTCGCTCCGTACTCTTACATAATGTAATTTCGCTTCAGGCGGCGCATCATATGGCACATCTCTCACTTGAAGCTGACAGGTCTGAGATCTGCCTCCCAGAATGAGAAACCAGAAAGACAGACTTTGGATACATCAAccttttcactttaaaattcCAACTGGAGATGAAGAAGGTACAAAAGTGGAGGTGTAGCATTCATGTTTCCTATTTTTGACTTGTGAATTTGCAATCTCAGGATCATTTGCATAATAAATGGTAGCTAGACAGAAAATTCGAAGGGCTTAATGTCACATGCTGAGcgttctgttttctgtcatcaACATATCATGCCTGCTCGTAACTGACAGACCTTCAGGTTGCCatgacaaacacataaacacaaatataacaCTACATATATACAGAGAAGCATTTCAAGGTTTTAAATATGGAGACATCTTGTCTGTACTTTATTCAGATTAtttgttgggttgttttgtttagtttttttttttttttcagctaaagaaattaaaataatgcagAGCTCTTTAAATGCTTTGGTTGCGGCTTTCAATAGATGACTCAGTAGTTTGTCGGGGATGAGGgttgtgttttaatttcagtctgAATACATTTGCAGTGTTCGGCAGAACCATCACTGAGAGGGCTTTAATGGAAGTACATACTGTGCAcaaatccatttttctttttttcactgacaAATACTGATATTCAAAGCATTGTTCGGTATTTTCATTCTAAAACTGAGTAAAAATGATGCAGTATGTAAGGTGTGTATGCAACACTTATGTAAATTAAGAAAAGTTGTTTCATTGCAGGAGAATATATCATCCAGCCTTTTCGCTTTCCCCACTTGTCCATCTCTTTCTCAGCGCTTTGTCCTCTTGACTCACCTCAGTTCACCTCTGccctcttccttcttttctctctttccccgtctttcctcctcttctgtccttTTAGGCTTCTGTAAGGCCCCTTCCCTACAGTACATCTTATCCTGACAAATGAGGCCAGTGCCTGGCCGCCAGCAGCGGTGCATCAAGGGCATAACTCCCCAGGGCCGAGTCAGTCAAACCATACCAAAATCATCTCCACAGGTTTCTTTATTCTCTGCTTCTgtccctccatcttcctcagTCCCCAGGATAAGTGTTACCCAAGGCCAAGCAAACATCAATTACAGATACAATCACTCACTCCCCTCTTTGCTCTGCTAGACTAAGGAGTCTTCACCAATCCGGGTTTTGGAAGGTTTCTCTGAAGGGTTACTGTGTTGATGCGAAAGGTGGAATATTACCCACAGATTGAACAGTTTAGTCTGTGATCACACTCAAATTATGACGTgatattgttaaataaaataaaataaaaagactgcTTTAATAAATCTTTATGTGTAGTCTGACTAAAAAGATGGGATTTACATGGGACAAAAAAGGTTTGGGACACAGAACACACGTCAATTCATTGTGAATTCATATATGATTTCTGTTGAACTCggtgttttgtttcactttcgTGGTTCACAATGCAGGCACTATTTTTCCTGCATTGCTTAGTAGAAGTTTGCTATGAATTAGGATCTATTTGGGTCAGTTGTTGTCTCCACTGTGTCTGCCTCAGATGAtgtgcagtgaaatgaaaatgtggtgTGTAATGACTTAGTGTCCACTACACTTTCTGTTCTTGCTGTAGGTGGTCGGTCTTAGGTACACGGGTTTGAAGTGTGGTTAAGCTTTCAAATACCTACATCTGTACAATGTTCAGCTCTGGCTGCTCAACAGAGGGATTATAAAATGTTATTAACCccctcttatttatttttttattttctttatgctatcttgcaaacaaaacaaaaagccattCAACCTGCACAAGTGCTTGCTTCAATTGCTTTTTGAAGGAATCAGGCAGAAAACCTTGATATTAAATAACATGGACAGCGTGTCCATTTAAAACTAATGAAATGTTAATTACTGGTTTGTTGAGTTGACACATCATCTCCCTGGATTACACCTTGCTAAATTCATTTAGCTAAGAACACGCTGCACTTGTATGTCAGGCTTTCGTGTGGTTTTTCCCTAGCTGAAGTGTGATGCAGTGTTGTCATCACTGAAATATTGTGTCTGAGCACACTCTGGCATACACAAAACCTGACAATTTCTATTTCTGTAATTTTCGGGGTTATCTTAGGCTCAACTTTTCCCTCaactttcccttttctttttctcttataGCTCTTTTCACAGAGGTTCCACACGACATCACAACACAGAGCGGTGAGGATGTAGAGATGGCTTGTTCTTTCCGCGGGGTAGGCTCTCCCTCCTACTCGCTGGAGATCCAGTGGTGGTACATCAAGGACCACAGGAACTGGCAACAGAAGTCACCCCAGATCACCAACTATGTAAGATACAGGAGAGGACAGGCTGCTTTTGTTGTTCAATATCCTAATGCAGAGATGTAGTTGCTGAGGAACAGCTCCGGTGATTAACGATAAAAGTAGAAACGGATATTTGATTTATTGAGTTAGCTCAAAGTAGACCTACTGACACTGTAAGGATTaatgcaaacaaaccaaaacaacctGAACAAACCATGAAAACCTTACTTTGTGCAAATAATAATTGATAGATTGATCAACGCACATTCTGTTCATAGATGTTTAATGATTTATTGAATGCTGATCTCATTTCTAGGGAGTGCAGTCAGACCAGACAACCCTGgtccctgtggctttgagaaaattaTGTGAATGAATAATAGctatttggggtttttttttttttttttcaatgtaatagTTATGATTCTAAAGATTTAGATAATCTTGTAACATAGAAATaacatgttttttaaaatattttcttgatcCAAAAATGCGTCACAACTTCTTCACATCACCTGTTGCCAACAGgctggtgacttattttgagctcCTGACCCCTGGTGAGCTAAGGtaggttttatttggtgggaacCACgtccaaatggctcttttaatgtTGAAGGTTGCCGACCCCTTAGTTAGACAAAAAACAGTCAAGAGCCATTTTATTACCTACAATTTGACAGCAGtacttttatttctgtgtcaAGCATTTAGTCCTGTCCACCGGGATTACGCAGCAATTTATCAGACATCAAAATATCCTTATTGGGTTCATTCGTAGTATAGTATTCATAGTATTCATAGTATGAAGTTAAAACGGAAAAGTCGTTGTACTTTGGccatgttttaaaaataaaatataattagtCATTCCTAgtgaacataaaatgaaaaaaatactttttttataCATCCCATCATAATATTATCTGGGACAGAGATAAcatgtaaataatgtatatgTGACACTGAGGGTATTTTTTGATGTCGTGCAGTaagacacatttctttttcaagctGGAAACTTTGGAACTGCCGAGCAGACTTACATTTCTCATCGTCACGATTTTGCATCTCAGTTTATCTGGACACAACTGTTGGAGTGAATCTTAAGATCATTGTATAGGAGGCAGAGGGAAATGCAATATTAACCAGGGCAGAAATCCTCTAGCATCGTAAATGAAGGGATAATTGCTGATTAGCATTTGCCAGCACCGGGGAACAGGTTGACTTACTCCCATCATGGGGGAACTCAGACTCCCATGTTGTGCCTCTAGACACTATAATTGGCACTGAGAAAGAAATAGATTTTCAAATTCTGTCTGTTCCATGCATAATTCATACCTATGCCCAAAAGAATACTTCTGTGCTTCTACATATGCATTCACAGGCGCACTCCTGCTCCCAGGCCTACATGCTTGGAGCTATGGAGTGTGTGCTCATACTTAAGCACCGTCACATGTATACATGAatacatatgtacacacaaacatagataAAGCTGAACGaccacagaaaatgaaagatcAGCAATCTAAGAAAGTTTTTTCTTACAACTGCTgcaagcataaaaaaaaaaaaaacatgtggcTGCTGTAAGATGCTGGTAGCTATGTTGTTGATATTGTTTGACCTCTATTTCTGTGCAGGTTGTACCCCTGGAGGAGACATCTAAAGATGCCACAAAAATTAGCGTGAGTTTGATCTGGCATCATCTGTCAGTAAGAACAAGGCAAAGTCGTATCAAAGAACTGACTCAAGTTCATTTTTTATCATGGATACTTATTTAAGATGCGTTCACTTCTTGTATATTGACCTTTTACAAGCTGTCCATTTTCCTCATTGTAGGTGGTAAAAGTGGTCGGCAGCAACATCTCTCATAAGCTGCGTCTCTCTAGTGTCAAGCCGTCAGACGAAGGCATGTATGAGTGTCGCGTCATCGACTTCAGTGGCACCGTGGCTCAGCACCACCGGGTTTCTGCCTACCTCCATGTGGAGCCTGA
It contains:
- the vstm2lb gene encoding V-set and transmembrane domain-containing protein 2-like protein produces the protein MGAFGVLLGILQYAGLYVQLTAALTVGHGELDNHVSGNALFTEVPHDITTQSGEDVEMACSFRGVGSPSYSLEIQWWYIKDHRNWQQKSPQITNYVVPLEETSKDATKISVVKVVGSNISHKLRLSSVKPSDEGMYECRVIDFSGTVAQHHRVSAYLHVEPERSQGLLNVRVQEPGNRSQGHHPNPQRQTEGRELKRRSAGSATDCNESCVL